In Sphingobacterium zeae, one genomic interval encodes:
- the nuoF gene encoding NADH-quinone oxidoreductase subunit NuoF, whose amino-acid sequence MARKLLLTHIDVPGINTFEVYRQKGGYVAVEKVVKTMSPEDVVEEVKKSGLRGRGGAGFPTGMKWSFLAKPEGVPRYLVCNADESEPGTFKDRYLMTHIPHALIEGMIISSFALGAHTSYIYVRGEMMPQIRILERAIAEAKEKGFLGKNILGSGYDLEIYVQPGGGAYICGEETALLESLEGKRGNPRIKPPFPAIAGLYNCPTVVNNVESIAATVPIINLGGDEYAKIGIERSTGTKLISASGNIVKPGVYEIELGLPVEEFIFSDEYCGGIANGKRLKAVVAGGSSVPILPANLILKTAAGNSRLMTYESLADGGFQTGTMLGSGGFIVFDEDQCVVRNTWNFARFYHHESCGQCSPCREGTGWMEKVLHKIESGHGSMSDIDLLWDVQRKIEGNTICPLGDAAAWPVAAAIRHFRDEFEWHILHPEESQTRNYGLAHYADPLQPIVS is encoded by the coding sequence GTAAAGACAATGTCTCCTGAGGATGTTGTCGAAGAGGTTAAGAAGTCTGGATTACGTGGCCGTGGGGGAGCTGGTTTTCCTACGGGGATGAAATGGTCCTTTTTGGCTAAACCTGAGGGCGTGCCACGCTATTTGGTCTGTAATGCCGACGAGTCTGAGCCAGGAACATTCAAAGACCGTTATTTAATGACACATATTCCGCATGCACTTATTGAGGGAATGATTATATCGAGCTTCGCTTTGGGGGCTCACACGTCGTATATCTATGTGCGTGGAGAGATGATGCCACAGATCAGAATTCTGGAGCGTGCTATTGCTGAAGCCAAGGAAAAAGGGTTCTTGGGTAAAAATATTTTAGGTTCGGGTTATGATCTAGAAATCTATGTTCAACCGGGGGGCGGAGCCTATATCTGTGGTGAGGAGACGGCTTTATTAGAGTCCTTAGAAGGCAAACGAGGTAACCCACGTATAAAACCTCCTTTTCCCGCAATTGCTGGCTTATATAATTGCCCCACCGTGGTGAATAATGTGGAGTCAATCGCAGCGACGGTTCCGATTATAAATTTGGGTGGCGATGAGTATGCAAAGATCGGTATAGAACGTAGTACTGGAACAAAGTTGATTTCTGCGAGCGGAAATATTGTAAAACCAGGTGTCTATGAAATTGAACTTGGTCTGCCTGTGGAAGAGTTTATTTTTTCAGACGAATATTGTGGTGGTATAGCCAATGGGAAGCGACTAAAAGCTGTTGTGGCTGGGGGCTCTTCGGTCCCTATTTTACCAGCCAACTTAATTTTGAAAACTGCCGCTGGAAATAGTCGATTGATGACCTATGAGTCGTTGGCTGATGGCGGCTTCCAGACGGGTACAATGCTTGGATCGGGTGGTTTCATCGTATTTGATGAGGATCAATGCGTGGTGCGTAACACGTGGAACTTTGCGCGATTCTATCATCATGAAAGTTGTGGTCAGTGTTCGCCTTGTCGTGAAGGAACGGGTTGGATGGAGAAGGTGCTGCATAAGATCGAGAGCGGACATGGCTCGATGTCAGACATTGATTTGCTGTGGGATGTGCAGCGAAAAATTGAAGGAAATACAATCTGTCCACTCGGTGATGCTGCGGCATGGCCTGTGGCAGCAGCAATAAGACATTTTAGGGATGAATTTGAATGGCATATCCTTCATCCGGAAGAGTCACAAACACGGAATTATGGACTGGCACATTATGCTGATCCTTTACAACCAATAGTATCATAA
- a CDS encoding 2Fe-2S iron-sulfur cluster-binding protein, with protein MAEAEDVKFKVTIDGIPVEVAPGTSILNAARQIGGDIVPPAMCYYSKLEGSGGKCRTCLVKVSKGSEKDPRPMPKLVASCRTTVMDGMEVQNITSPEVVEARKGVVEILLINHPLDCPICDQAGECKLQDLSYEHGSAHTRYEFDRRTFERIDLGDKIQLHMNRCILCYRCVYVANQLTDQRVHGILGRGDHSEISTYIENVIDNDFSGNVIDVCPVGALTDKTFRFKNRVWFTKPVDAHRDCPTCSGKVTLWYKGEEVIRVTARKDEFGEVEEFICNTCRYDQKKTSDWILEEPTEIDPHSVISANHYELFNPPKVVKENPVLQEKNREQLARTEKLK; from the coding sequence ATGGCAGAAGCGGAAGATGTAAAGTTTAAAGTTACCATCGATGGTATACCTGTAGAGGTTGCTCCTGGGACAAGCATATTAAATGCTGCGAGACAGATCGGTGGTGATATTGTCCCTCCGGCAATGTGTTATTACTCCAAATTGGAGGGAAGTGGCGGTAAGTGCCGTACGTGCTTGGTAAAGGTATCGAAGGGATCGGAAAAAGATCCTCGGCCTATGCCAAAATTGGTTGCATCTTGCCGTACAACGGTGATGGACGGTATGGAAGTACAAAATATTACTTCGCCAGAGGTGGTGGAAGCAAGAAAAGGTGTTGTTGAAATCTTATTGATCAATCATCCCTTGGATTGTCCAATCTGTGATCAGGCAGGTGAATGTAAATTGCAAGATCTTAGTTACGAACACGGTAGTGCACATACGCGTTACGAATTCGACAGGCGTACTTTTGAACGTATCGATCTGGGTGATAAGATCCAATTGCATATGAATCGCTGTATCTTATGCTACCGTTGTGTGTATGTTGCCAATCAGTTGACCGATCAGCGTGTACACGGTATATTAGGGCGAGGTGATCATTCAGAGATCTCTACTTATATCGAAAATGTGATTGATAATGATTTTTCTGGGAATGTCATTGATGTGTGTCCTGTGGGCGCTCTGACGGATAAAACCTTCCGATTTAAAAATAGAGTATGGTTTACCAAACCGGTTGATGCACATCGCGATTGCCCCACTTGTTCAGGTAAGGTAACGTTATGGTATAAGGGGGAAGAGGTTATTCGGGTGACCGCGCGAAAGGATGAATTTGGCGAAGTGGAAGAGTTTATTTGTAATACCTGCCGCTATGATCAGAAAAAAACAAGTGATTGGATATTGGAGGAGCCAACAGAAATAGACCCACATTCGGTTATCTCGGCTAATCATTACGAGTTATTTAATCCACCTAAAGTCGTTAAGGAAAATCCGGTACTGCAGGAAAAAAATCGCGAACAGTTGGCTAGAACAGAAAAATTGAAATAA
- the nuoH gene encoding NADH-quinone oxidoreductase subunit NuoH: protein MEWSFVIEKLILVFIIFVVTLLIAMYSTLAERKIAGFMQDRYGPDRAGLFGILQPLCDGGKFFFKEEIIPAGAHKALFILGPTIAIITACISSAVIPWGQELQIGDRTISLQVADVNVGILYMFGVIALGVYGIMLGGWASNNKFSLMGAIRAASQSISYEIAMGLSIIALLMVTQSLSLKEIVAQQSGFVNWNIWAQPLGFIIFMVCAFAECNRVPFDLPECETELVGGYHTEYSSMKLGLYMFSEYINMFVSSALMASLYFGGYNFPFMNDLGLSANMITILGVVVFFIKILLFIFFFMWVRWTLPRFRYDQLMNLGWKMLIPLAIANIVLTGVFTLIKDTYFS from the coding sequence ATGGAGTGGTCTTTTGTCATAGAAAAATTAATACTGGTGTTTATCATCTTCGTAGTTACTTTGTTAATTGCGATGTATTCTACGCTAGCAGAACGTAAAATTGCCGGTTTTATGCAGGATCGATATGGTCCCGACCGGGCTGGTCTATTTGGAATTTTGCAGCCCTTATGCGACGGCGGGAAGTTCTTCTTTAAGGAGGAAATTATACCCGCTGGTGCACACAAGGCACTTTTTATCCTAGGGCCTACCATTGCTATTATAACGGCCTGTATCAGCTCGGCGGTTATTCCTTGGGGACAGGAGTTACAGATTGGAGATCGAACGATTTCTTTGCAGGTGGCCGATGTTAATGTCGGTATTTTGTATATGTTTGGTGTCATAGCATTGGGTGTATATGGAATCATGTTGGGCGGCTGGGCGTCAAATAATAAGTTTTCATTGATGGGTGCTATTCGCGCAGCATCACAGAGCATCAGTTATGAAATTGCGATGGGGCTTTCGATAATCGCTTTATTAATGGTGACACAAAGCCTCTCCCTGAAGGAAATCGTTGCGCAACAGTCGGGTTTTGTCAATTGGAATATCTGGGCGCAACCATTGGGTTTCATCATCTTTATGGTTTGTGCTTTTGCAGAATGTAATCGGGTACCTTTTGATTTACCAGAATGTGAAACGGAGCTTGTTGGTGGTTATCATACGGAGTACTCTTCTATGAAATTGGGGCTCTATATGTTCTCCGAATACATCAATATGTTTGTCTCCTCGGCACTTATGGCTTCACTTTATTTTGGTGGTTATAATTTCCCTTTTATGAATGATCTGGGATTGTCTGCCAATATGATCACGATCCTCGGAGTGGTTGTATTCTTCATTAAAATATTGCTGTTTATCTTTTTCTTTATGTGGGTGCGCTGGACATTACCGCGCTTCCGCTATGATCAACTGATGAATCTGGGCTGGAAAATGCTGATCCCATTGGCGATTGCCAATATCGTACTTACAGGTGTATTTACATTGATTAAAGACACATATTTCTCATAA